A portion of the Rubritalea squalenifaciens DSM 18772 genome contains these proteins:
- the tsf gene encoding translation elongation factor Ts, with the protein MAITASAVKELRDKTNAGMMECKKALTETNGDLDAAVKLLREKGIVKAGKRSDRETSEGIIAASVNTDSSAGVLVEVNCETDFVAKNENFTNFVEEVTGIIAEGAADSAEAALALTSGEGTVEDTLKAKFIELGEVIAVKRVTRFETAGTGSVASYIHMGGKVGVLIEVSCEKAETTSADTFQTLLKDITLHVAAANPAGLTRDDIDASVVEEENEINRKQLEAEGKPANIIDKILVGKINKFYSEQCLVEQAFVKDPDTSISKLLEAKGKELGDTLEIKRYARFSVGA; encoded by the coding sequence ATGGCTATTACAGCATCCGCAGTTAAAGAACTCCGCGACAAGACCAACGCTGGTATGATGGAGTGCAAGAAGGCTCTCACTGAGACCAACGGCGACCTCGACGCAGCAGTAAAGCTCCTCCGCGAAAAAGGCATCGTGAAGGCTGGCAAGCGCTCCGACCGTGAAACTTCCGAAGGCATCATCGCCGCTTCCGTTAACACTGACAGCTCCGCTGGTGTTCTCGTTGAAGTAAACTGCGAGACTGACTTCGTTGCTAAGAACGAAAACTTCACCAACTTCGTTGAAGAAGTTACAGGCATCATCGCTGAAGGTGCAGCTGACTCCGCTGAAGCAGCACTCGCTCTCACCTCCGGTGAAGGCACTGTTGAAGACACTCTCAAGGCCAAGTTCATCGAACTCGGTGAAGTGATCGCTGTTAAGCGCGTGACTCGCTTTGAAACAGCAGGCACCGGTTCTGTTGCTTCTTACATCCACATGGGTGGCAAAGTTGGCGTTCTCATCGAAGTTTCCTGCGAGAAGGCAGAAACCACTTCCGCTGACACATTCCAGACTCTTCTCAAGGACATCACACTCCACGTTGCTGCTGCTAACCCAGCTGGCCTCACTCGTGATGACATCGACGCTTCCGTCGTTGAAGAAGAGAACGAAATCAACCGCAAGCAGCTCGAAGCTGAAGGCAAGCCTGCCAACATCATCGACAAGATCCTTGTTGGTAAGATCAACAAGTTCTACAGCGAGCAGTGCCTCGTTGAGCAAGCATTCGTTAAGGATCCTGACACTTCTATCTCCAAGCTTCTCGAAGCTAAGGGCAAGGAGCTCGGCGACACCCTTGAAATCAAGCGCTACGCTCGTTTCAGCGTGGGTGCTTAA
- a CDS encoding alkaline phosphatase D family protein, whose product MKRTLILFSTLVAGLQADEYKSALPENVDRPWASADMWTNPMEDWRLKDGRVFNTHSGGDRSVALLGVEVKAGKDFNASVKVSQVSEKIEGFGVVGLQLGRRGNFNDYRDTAVYGKGFDIGVTADGSLFIGKKFTETKKVNGALKDTTLAIDAKADGEFYQLTLVVKDAKGETLTSASRRVHGSWLEGGAALIAHGEKLLERPAEQAAPKAIAKNSQKRGGEFRFAFSDVQISGDSVKVHKDRTFGPVMWTQQTLTEEGNLRLVALMAPVGNGPRKVELHVDGKKVAEDEIDPKSRTVRFDTKVDTSKDHQYQVVYQQANGEEARYDGHVRKIPLKGTVKLAALSCNDSTGFPHNLLVDNVTAQKPDAITFLGDQIYEPIGGYGLVGARGDDRAVLSYLRKYYMHGWSWGGLLKDIPSVTIPDDHDVFHGNIWGDGARLADIKKYGFYGCQDFGGYKMDAEFVNVVHRTQTGNLPDGPKVKSNESGITDYFTSFVYAGIDFAVIADRQYKSPPRVLLPEAKIRNGWPQSDTWNPKTDGMNVENARLLGEKQMTFLKGWSETRPENAQFRAVLSASPWTCTSTLPPDIKDDAKVIFGGAPKPGEYPEGEVPRGDYDSNGWPQNRRNDALRLMAKAGAIHVNGDQHLGTTGQYGIDEFRDGPFWISTPATANLWPRRWFPNDKGGNWKEGMPRYTGDYIDGFGNKITMHAVNNMVDTEREPARLYDRAPGYAVISFDRDKDQVSLEAWHYWAGPQQAAPDNKPCPDWPVIIDNKTNKRVN is encoded by the coding sequence ATGAAACGCACTTTGATACTTTTTTCAACTCTAGTAGCAGGACTACAAGCCGACGAGTACAAGTCGGCTTTGCCTGAAAATGTTGACCGTCCGTGGGCATCAGCGGACATGTGGACCAACCCCATGGAAGACTGGCGTCTGAAGGATGGCCGGGTTTTTAATACGCATTCCGGGGGAGATCGCAGCGTGGCTTTGCTGGGCGTGGAGGTAAAGGCTGGTAAGGATTTTAATGCCAGTGTGAAGGTCAGCCAAGTCAGTGAAAAGATAGAAGGTTTTGGAGTAGTTGGCCTCCAGTTGGGCCGCCGAGGAAATTTCAATGATTACCGCGATACGGCAGTCTATGGCAAAGGCTTTGATATCGGTGTGACTGCGGACGGTAGTTTGTTCATTGGGAAAAAGTTTACCGAGACGAAAAAGGTCAATGGAGCACTGAAAGATACGACACTGGCAATCGATGCCAAGGCGGATGGTGAATTCTATCAGCTGACTCTCGTGGTTAAGGATGCGAAAGGTGAAACTCTCACTAGCGCGAGCCGTCGTGTTCACGGTAGCTGGTTGGAAGGTGGAGCCGCGTTGATCGCCCACGGTGAGAAGCTGCTCGAGCGTCCAGCAGAGCAGGCAGCTCCTAAGGCCATCGCTAAGAATAGTCAGAAGCGCGGCGGGGAATTCCGTTTCGCGTTCAGTGACGTCCAGATCTCCGGGGACTCAGTGAAGGTTCACAAGGATAGAACTTTTGGTCCGGTCATGTGGACTCAGCAGACATTGACCGAAGAGGGGAATTTGAGGTTGGTTGCTCTGATGGCTCCTGTGGGCAATGGTCCGCGCAAGGTCGAGCTACACGTGGATGGCAAGAAAGTGGCGGAAGATGAGATTGATCCCAAATCCCGTACTGTCCGCTTTGATACCAAGGTAGACACGAGCAAAGACCATCAATATCAGGTAGTCTACCAGCAGGCCAATGGTGAAGAAGCTCGCTACGATGGGCACGTTCGCAAGATTCCGCTCAAAGGAACAGTCAAGCTGGCCGCGCTCTCCTGTAACGACTCCACTGGATTCCCTCACAATTTGTTAGTGGATAACGTGACGGCACAAAAGCCGGATGCGATCACTTTCCTGGGTGACCAGATCTATGAGCCGATTGGAGGATATGGTCTCGTCGGAGCCCGTGGTGATGACCGCGCGGTTTTGAGCTACCTGCGTAAGTACTACATGCACGGCTGGAGCTGGGGCGGTCTCTTGAAGGATATCCCTTCGGTCACTATCCCGGATGATCATGATGTATTTCATGGAAATATCTGGGGTGACGGGGCTCGCTTGGCCGATATCAAGAAGTATGGTTTCTATGGCTGCCAAGACTTTGGTGGCTATAAGATGGATGCTGAGTTTGTGAACGTCGTGCATCGGACTCAGACAGGAAACCTGCCTGATGGGCCTAAAGTGAAGTCTAACGAGTCTGGTATCACCGACTACTTTACCTCCTTTGTGTATGCGGGCATTGATTTCGCGGTGATTGCAGACCGCCAATACAAGTCACCACCGCGCGTACTGCTGCCAGAGGCTAAGATCCGTAACGGCTGGCCTCAGAGTGATACTTGGAACCCGAAGACAGATGGCATGAATGTAGAAAATGCCCGTTTGCTCGGTGAGAAGCAGATGACTTTCCTTAAAGGCTGGTCGGAAACACGTCCGGAGAATGCTCAGTTTAGAGCGGTGCTCTCGGCTTCCCCATGGACCTGTACCTCTACACTGCCACCGGACATCAAGGATGATGCCAAAGTAATCTTTGGCGGTGCTCCGAAACCAGGTGAATATCCTGAGGGCGAGGTGCCAAGAGGTGACTATGACTCGAATGGCTGGCCTCAAAACCGCCGTAACGATGCCCTGCGTCTGATGGCAAAGGCAGGTGCGATCCATGTGAATGGTGACCAGCATCTGGGTACTACAGGCCAATACGGCATTGATGAGTTCCGTGATGGTCCTTTCTGGATTTCAACTCCAGCGACGGCGAACCTTTGGCCGCGCCGCTGGTTCCCTAACGATAAAGGCGGGAACTGGAAGGAAGGGATGCCTCGCTATACCGGTGACTACATTGATGGCTTTGGTAACAAGATTACCATGCATGCCGTAAACAACATGGTGGATACTGAGCGCGAGCCCGCGCGTTTGTATGATCGTGCTCCAGGTTATGCGGTGATTAGCTTTGACCGTGATAAGGATCAAGTGAGCCTGGAAGCCTGGCACTACTGGGCTGGCCCTCAGCAGGCGGCTCCTGATAACAAGCCTTGCCCGGACTGGCCAGTGATCATCGATAACAAGACCAATAAGCGGGTGAACTAA
- a CDS encoding ABC transporter ATP-binding protein, with translation MPDREPLIRVENVHQRFGDNHVLRGVTMDVYEGETLLLLGGSGGGKSVLMKHFLGLLSPLEGKVWVKGTDISRMSERQLGPVRKMMGMMFQNGALFDSMTVGQNIAFPLLESGLKDEKEIERLVTESLEIVRLPGQEDKMPADLSGGMRKRVALARAIVDKPACVLYDEPHAGLDPITADSIDHLVKCLQRDHGMTNVIVTHEMRSVFRIADRIVFLKTGQIYWEGTPEELQASEDPELKNFVEGDSGGEW, from the coding sequence GTGCCTGACAGAGAGCCATTGATCCGGGTTGAGAATGTCCACCAGAGGTTTGGTGATAACCACGTGCTGCGTGGTGTGACCATGGATGTCTATGAGGGAGAGACCTTACTGTTGTTGGGAGGTTCTGGTGGAGGGAAGAGTGTGCTGATGAAGCATTTCCTTGGGCTATTGAGCCCGTTGGAGGGAAAAGTGTGGGTCAAAGGGACGGATATTTCCCGGATGAGCGAGCGTCAGCTGGGCCCGGTGCGCAAGATGATGGGGATGATGTTTCAGAATGGGGCGCTCTTTGATTCCATGACAGTGGGGCAGAATATCGCCTTTCCTTTGCTGGAGTCTGGTCTGAAAGACGAGAAGGAGATCGAACGCTTGGTGACTGAGTCTCTGGAGATTGTCAGGCTGCCAGGTCAGGAGGACAAGATGCCGGCTGATCTGTCTGGTGGAATGCGCAAGCGCGTGGCTCTTGCCAGGGCGATCGTGGATAAGCCGGCGTGCGTGCTCTACGACGAGCCTCATGCTGGACTGGATCCTATCACGGCGGATTCTATCGATCACTTGGTGAAGTGCCTCCAGCGTGATCATGGGATGACCAATGTCATTGTCACCCACGAAATGCGCAGTGTGTTCCGCATTGCAGACCGGATCGTCTTTCTGAAGACCGGGCAAATCTACTGGGAGGGGACTCCTGAGGAACTGCAGGCTTCTGAAGATCCTGAATTGAAGAATTTCGTTGAAGGGGATTCGGGTGGTGAGTGGTGA
- the rpsB gene encoding 30S ribosomal protein S2: MINELIQEMVDAGVHYGHQTRKWNPKMKPYLMKDKGGIYIINLEETVRCLDKASDFLTDIAGKGKKILFVGCKRQAQDAVKEAAEASGQFFVNHRWLGGTLTNLATIRRSVERLKYLEDIEKQPEFKAMSKKELAALSREREKLFRNLCGIRDMEKLPDAIVIVDSARETIAVAEARRLNIPVVAIVDSNADPSKVDYPIPGNDDAIRSIRILLQNLVDSIVVGAKG, translated from the coding sequence ATGATTAACGAACTCATTCAAGAAATGGTAGACGCTGGCGTCCATTACGGACACCAGACCCGCAAATGGAATCCAAAGATGAAGCCTTACCTCATGAAGGACAAAGGCGGCATCTACATCATCAACCTTGAGGAAACAGTACGTTGCCTCGACAAGGCTTCCGACTTCCTCACCGACATCGCCGGTAAAGGTAAGAAAATTCTCTTCGTTGGCTGCAAGCGCCAGGCTCAGGATGCTGTTAAAGAAGCAGCTGAAGCTTCCGGTCAGTTCTTTGTGAACCACCGCTGGCTTGGTGGTACTCTCACCAACCTTGCTACCATCCGCCGCTCTGTTGAGCGCCTCAAGTACCTTGAGGACATCGAAAAGCAGCCGGAATTCAAGGCCATGTCCAAGAAGGAGCTCGCCGCTCTTTCCCGTGAGCGTGAAAAGCTCTTCCGCAACCTCTGCGGTATCCGCGACATGGAGAAGCTCCCAGACGCTATCGTCATCGTTGACTCCGCACGCGAGACCATCGCTGTTGCAGAAGCTCGCCGCCTGAACATCCCAGTAGTTGCTATCGTTGACTCCAACGCTGACCCATCCAAGGTCGACTACCCAATCCCAGGTAACGACGACGCGATCCGCTCCATCCGTATCCTCCTTCAGAACCTCGTCGACTCCATCGTCGTAGGTGCAAAAGGCTAA
- a CDS encoding AEC family transporter, which produces MEHVWTVLQAAFPVYCIIGLGILLRKLKVLTEEMDKGLMLLVVHLLLPSLILVNIVGNEALMDVGLVAWAAGLGFVFVAGGFLVGYLSGGLLGLKKGGGKRTFAVSTGIQNYGYMAIPLMAALFPGGNGLGVLLTHNVGVELALWTVGIAMLTGELKPSLKMFLKGPIVAVVVALSVNWLGVSGSIPGSVTNVFTMLGNCAVPIALLTVGTTIYDLMQKASFDWRVSLGGTVVRLFVIPAMMIGAVAMLPVTLELKQVIIVQAAMPAAVFPIILARHYGGRPDVAVQVSVATNVLCVITMPLVVAAGIHFVL; this is translated from the coding sequence GTGGAGCATGTTTGGACCGTTCTTCAGGCCGCGTTTCCGGTGTATTGCATCATCGGCTTAGGCATCTTGCTCAGGAAACTGAAGGTATTGACGGAGGAGATGGACAAGGGGCTCATGCTGCTGGTGGTGCACTTGCTGCTGCCGAGTTTGATCTTGGTCAATATCGTAGGGAATGAGGCTTTGATGGATGTGGGCTTGGTCGCCTGGGCAGCAGGTCTCGGCTTCGTCTTTGTGGCAGGAGGATTTCTTGTGGGCTACTTGTCTGGTGGGTTATTGGGCCTTAAAAAGGGGGGAGGCAAGCGCACCTTCGCTGTGTCCACTGGAATTCAGAACTACGGCTACATGGCTATTCCATTGATGGCAGCTTTGTTTCCGGGTGGGAATGGTCTTGGGGTCCTGCTGACTCACAATGTGGGGGTGGAGCTGGCTCTCTGGACGGTAGGGATTGCCATGTTGACGGGGGAGCTGAAGCCCAGTTTGAAAATGTTTTTGAAGGGGCCCATTGTGGCGGTGGTCGTTGCCTTGTCTGTGAACTGGCTCGGGGTGTCTGGCTCGATTCCTGGCTCAGTGACCAATGTGTTTACGATGTTGGGGAACTGTGCCGTGCCGATTGCTTTGCTGACGGTGGGTACCACGATTTACGATCTCATGCAGAAGGCTAGTTTTGACTGGCGGGTCAGTCTGGGTGGTACGGTCGTGCGGCTCTTCGTCATCCCGGCTATGATGATAGGCGCCGTGGCGATGCTTCCTGTCACGCTGGAGCTGAAGCAGGTCATCATTGTGCAGGCGGCTATGCCGGCGGCAGTCTTTCCGATCATTCTAGCCCGTCACTATGGCGGGCGTCCGGATGTGGCCGTGCAGGTCTCTGTGGCGACCAATGTGCTTTGCGTGATCACCATGCCGCTGGTGGTGGCGGCGGGGATCCACTTTGTGCTCTGA
- a CDS encoding MlaD family protein → MESADDGRMGLKEKRSETLVGLFVLVGLLALGGLILQFGKFSDKFKGEYTLFVEFKDASGLIEGSEVRMGGARVGKVINKPRLTDDLTVMVELSVDERVKLYKGSEFLIQSVTLLGDKMVVVVPPEIKSEQYYADGDFIMGGGAGGLDALQSDAESVARDARGLMKDARTSLLKVDAALDDIRAVAGRLSETLEKVNSEILDDQNTNNLRETFANLEQTSAKFKNASEQLDPVMQDLRGAITSVKNAADSADKTFASANEQIKKLEPALAEVPVAVSSLSDTAKKAGAFLDQASSTVGKLEEGDGLLGAITTDEEVGTDAKTFIKNLKRYGILGYKDDETKDDSDARKSRYRGPRR, encoded by the coding sequence TTGGAATCAGCCGATGATGGGCGTATGGGTCTGAAAGAAAAGCGCTCGGAAACGCTTGTCGGATTATTCGTGCTAGTCGGCTTGCTCGCTTTGGGTGGGCTGATTTTGCAGTTCGGCAAATTCAGTGACAAATTCAAGGGGGAGTACACGCTCTTTGTGGAATTCAAAGATGCGTCAGGTCTGATCGAGGGAAGTGAAGTGCGCATGGGCGGAGCCCGGGTGGGTAAGGTGATCAACAAGCCACGTCTGACAGATGATTTGACTGTCATGGTCGAGCTCAGTGTGGATGAGAGGGTCAAACTGTACAAAGGGTCTGAGTTTCTGATCCAATCTGTTACTTTGTTAGGGGACAAGATGGTTGTGGTTGTGCCTCCGGAAATTAAGAGTGAGCAATACTATGCAGATGGAGACTTCATTATGGGTGGTGGTGCCGGTGGTCTGGATGCCCTGCAGTCCGATGCTGAGTCTGTGGCGCGTGACGCACGCGGACTGATGAAGGATGCGCGTACTAGTCTCCTGAAGGTAGATGCTGCTCTGGATGACATCCGTGCTGTTGCAGGCCGTTTGAGTGAAACGCTGGAGAAGGTGAATTCTGAAATTCTGGACGACCAGAACACCAACAACCTGAGAGAGACCTTTGCCAATCTGGAGCAGACTTCTGCAAAGTTTAAAAATGCCAGTGAGCAATTGGATCCAGTTATGCAGGATCTGCGGGGGGCTATCACTTCCGTGAAGAATGCGGCGGATTCTGCGGACAAGACCTTTGCCTCTGCCAACGAGCAAATCAAGAAGCTGGAGCCAGCACTTGCCGAGGTGCCCGTTGCCGTGAGTAGCCTTAGTGATACCGCGAAGAAGGCTGGGGCTTTCCTCGATCAGGCTAGTTCCACGGTGGGCAAGCTTGAGGAGGGTGACGGACTATTGGGGGCGATCACCACGGATGAGGAAGTGGGGACAGATGCCAAGACCTTCATCAAGAACCTCAAGCGCTACGGTATTCTCGGCTACAAGGATGACGAAACCAAAGACGATAGCGACGCTCGCAAGAGTCGCTATCGTGGGCCTCGCCGTTAA
- the leuD gene encoding 3-isopropylmalate dehydratase small subunit, whose product MAIEAIKKVTGRAVPVPGADVDTDRIIPARFLKCVTFDDLAEGMFYDERFDADGNSKGHPIDAPEYQGASIMVVGPNFGCGSSREHAPQSIRRAGFNAIVGVSFAEIFFGNSTNLGMPCVGLSPEDNEKLMELVKANPEAELSLDMEKMEVSFAGQVFKAGMDEGAREALVSGKWDVIQELVDRNASIESTAEALPYV is encoded by the coding sequence ATGGCAATCGAAGCGATCAAGAAAGTAACAGGCAGGGCAGTACCCGTCCCGGGTGCTGATGTGGATACAGACAGGATCATTCCTGCTCGTTTCCTTAAGTGCGTGACCTTTGATGATCTCGCAGAGGGAATGTTCTACGACGAACGATTCGATGCCGACGGCAACAGTAAAGGACATCCGATTGATGCACCCGAGTATCAAGGTGCTTCCATCATGGTGGTCGGGCCGAACTTCGGCTGTGGTTCTTCCCGTGAGCATGCTCCGCAGTCCATCCGCCGTGCCGGATTTAATGCCATCGTCGGTGTCAGCTTTGCTGAAATCTTCTTTGGTAACTCCACTAACCTCGGCATGCCTTGCGTAGGTCTCAGCCCTGAGGACAACGAGAAGCTGATGGAGCTGGTGAAGGCCAATCCTGAGGCTGAGCTGAGCCTGGACATGGAGAAGATGGAGGTCAGCTTTGCTGGTCAGGTCTTCAAGGCCGGCATGGATGAAGGTGCCCGCGAGGCCCTGGTCAGCGGCAAGTGGGATGTGATCCAGGAGCTGGTGGACCGCAATGCCTCCATCGAGTCTACTGCCGAGGCGCTTCCTTACGTCTAG